In Argiope bruennichi chromosome X1, qqArgBrue1.1, whole genome shotgun sequence, the genomic stretch TTCTCaattgataacttaaaaaaatttataaaataccaatttaaaattaagttatatataatgtttgtatGCTTATTCTTCATactcttctaatttttttttaacatatccaCATTAgaaccatttttcatttttttaaaaataaagtaaaaatattttaaaggaatgcaaataaagatttaaaaagtattaaaataaattattaaatttgcactCTCATAAAAGATACATGACTTTGAAGctttgttttaaatcttcaaaaaattatttaccatacaaattctttaaaaacaagtATATAATTTACCTCTAATTACCTTTATACATTTTACAGTACCTCTGCTGAACATCAGCATGTGATGACCATCcttctatcaaataaaattattgcataaaacattataatatattaacattataatgTCTTCTAAAATTACATAGTTTTCTTTCTGAATGGTATTTATGCTATTTTCCTCATCTCACTGTCCACAACAATATGTCTAGCAACAAAAGTAATTCTAGCATTAAAAGCATCCATGCTGTGGATTTCTgtcttttgaattttcttttttcctggCAATCAGGAAAATAAGGAAATACTTTTGTAACATTCAGTCTCTTATTTCCTGGAATGTTAGTAAGCTTGTGAAATctggtgcattttttaaaatggtaatcAGGGGTAGGAGGAGAACGTGATAGAGCTTTTAACGTAATACAGCTGACATATCTTGTAAATGTGCTTTCTGTTCCATCAAAGTAGAATTCACTCGATTCATTTCTGCACAATATAAAGCAATTTCGGTTAATTTCTCCTCTACACTAGTCGGACGTTCATTTATCTCTCTCAAAATTCTCTTTATCTCATCAGCatttgataaaatcattttcttaatattattgatatattccAGCGTAAACTCTACACCATTATTATTTTGCGATAACTTTTCATATTCAGCTTTAATACGGCCTAGCTTTTCATTTTCCCTTTTTATAGTAAGAATCTCTTCACTAAATCCCTCCTTGTTTTCCtgcaattttttgttttcttcttgaAGATGGGCACAAACTGTCTGAAGATTCTCGATATCCTCGCAATTTTGTCTTCGATTATccaataatatctttattttcctttcacAATCTTCTTTACAAGAAAGAGCAAAACGATTTAAATCTCTTAAGCTTGCCATGTCTTTCTGAGAATCTTCTAAGTCCTTATTTAATTGAGTCAAAGACCtctttaataaatcattagaTGCCTGGAGTTCCTGTATTTTCTTATTCTTGTCATATATTTCGAAGTACCTTTCATggagttgtttttttaattcctctTCTACGTTATTATCATCCCAGTTAAAGAAAAGTGTGATGAGACTTCGTTTATCAACTTTTCTCCTGCATTCTGGGCAAGATCCGTTTACGCCGCATTGTTCAAGCCAATTACTTATACAACTGAAATGGAAAATGTGCCCACACAGGGTGGTAACCATAGCAATTTCGGGTTGAAATGGTTCATGGCAGATGGAACAATTAgagttcatattttaaaatttaatagaaaacctTTACAGTAAGGAGGAATTTACAATATGGCAGCTGTTTAGTAACTTCaggaagcaaaataaatatacaacattTACTGTCCGTCACCTTTCAAATTTAAACTATGGCAATTGATCAGCTGTTTCCCGAAGTAAAAGCAAAAGCATATCACAAATAAAGGCAGCTTTTTATTCCAAAATCGtgttagaattttcaaattcagcCAAACTGGagactcgttaaccggaggacgttTGAACCCTCCACTAGAAGTTCAAAGGTGGGAAGCAGCACTGGAGGACAGGTTTCATTCCggtagtgatggaaatgggggaatcgatgtatggttgcttacggaaaagcttttttcgccaaaaggtgaaaatttatttacacgcCAAGAATGAAGCGCATCTTTGGAATGCATGGGGTGGACTGTGGACGACTGTCGGTTGGACGTATGATGAAGGCAGACAttatttatgcacgatctttcttaataaaaaaataataccgcgttataatatatttatttttgctcataattacgttttatgaatctaattttagACTAGAAATGAATGTTGACTGTGGCTGGGAACGTGGGAAAGCGGAATTTTCTACATGCgctttctatttataattaattaaatggcaagaaactaatatgttaactcagaattaaattctatcttctattggtttcttaaatgaaatttaaagttttcacaaaataatggaatgaacttacaactttcatttaaattcttaatggaagctaaaaatgatgctttattcagaatacaaattcgatgtagttttaattttatttcttgcaatttggctgtattgattggaaagtatttaaatttttttatactattaattttaatgctcgtattttgtttaatgtacaaagttaaatgtttttaaaaaattagctaaaatttttttttaaatgatgctttttaaaaattaatatattttttacctaattaagtaataaattagtgttatagaaaatttaaaccattttttataactgcagacatgttttgattttgttatttgctagtatttgtaataaagcatttatattttgtggtctaaaaattgcaataataaaaatctctttcttgcagttttgtccattctttttttttttttttaatgttgataatgtgcatgataaactctttaaaatttgttttcaaattgaatatttcatacttgtaaaaatatgcattgtaaagatatatatatgaattcttttcactatatatataattttagctaagtttttgataaaatatggcttattctctgttaagaaagtatgataaccaaaaatcctcaaaggaatcatcaaaatattcaatattttctatttaataaaaactaatttttgttttgttaaaaaaagatttatattgaattaaaaattatatgcataagctgattaatattGCATGATTTTAgaaagtactttttcaatacatatatttcttattctaatttattaattttttttcataaatgcttaatacatttatttatgcatacagcaatttaattcttttaatgttaaaaatcagaattttgattgaaagtagccaaactaaatCTGGAaaggtaatagaatcaattatttctaattatacagTTGGtgtaatagtattttaaaagaaaaattgtactaaaaattctaatatcttggataaatctgttcaaaatgttgaattttttacttttataataatgcacataggttaaaacttttagagaaaatttggaatgtaatttttaatttcaaaaaataaaaatatttttttattttaatataataatattagtttattctaaattagtcaatagaattttcaattaaattgtaaaatatcatattcaacacttacattttctcaagaaatttttctttttcttagttttttgaagcttaatttcatctcattttgattttcaataataattcatgaaataaaagtgatttgcttcacaagcattcattattgtaatatactaatgtatattagttaaccaaactagtaacaaaataagaaacatttaatccaccttaaaaaatgctatactaatattgttttaactgattcaaatgagtggataaataccGAGTGATGAATATTTCTgagatattatgtaaaaaaaaaaaaaaattataaaggatgatgcaaatccttaaaacttatatagtttatatacctactttatcttttaaaattaaggttttgactaaattattaaaaaaaaaacaatttccatgaggatatagaaaaaaaaatgttgtagaaaaatgggaaaataatttttattgttttaaagtaatgataattacaatggaataatgaattttaactctgtttatgttaaattgaaaaaaattatttacaatttagaatcaatactaaaaataatcataatctctgaatcaaattatctacaaattcatttgttcaataggaatttaataacttggTGAATATGACTTTAGTCACTTGGGGACTTTAAAACAACTTCCATTATCCCCATTACAAAAACGTGaagaaaggctaatttccaaaaataatttagtatggattcaattcaccttcagtaaaaattttaaacctaatgacacaagtaggttaaaactgtctgagtggtttaatttacatatatcaattgggttaataaaagaaaatagatggcaatcaactgaagacagattttattcattacagaaaaaaggatggacagagaatgaaaaatatcggaaggatcacaaaatatgttctgatcattgttttgatgaaggagtttgtatgaaaccattattttaaaaatcaaagtagttttgtacattttaaatgcaactgaaaaaaCTTCCTGGGTCcatatgaaagagcagttgaacttggatatgtatcatataattgggaATTTCTAAAGAGATATAGAGaacttgacagaaaaaaaataataaacttaatgaacaaagagaaagcacaGTCATTTACAAgtggaatatatgatataatatattccacaagatattgtatcaaagctgataatctatgcaactcctctcaaaattcaaattctacctctaaaacacgattcttattaatgcttaaaccacagcctgaaaattggaaggaaaaaaactgtaaacagtatctttcacttttgtttccaatatcattttaagtaaaataataataataataattcttttttatttagttaaaattactttttaaaaaatcgtctacctcattattgttcattgtaactaaaaagaatttaaatcaagtatgtaaaatgtatgatgtgttactttttttattaacttacttattacttatttattatttatccctttctctcttttatctttatactttttctgtcTCTTTATAACATTAGTatataagatcatacagtttttttttatatgaatacaaataattaaaaaataaatatccattctggatatttattcttaaaattagatacctgaatgccatcactaatcaactcACACTTCAATTcctttacagcatttttttaaaagaaaattttacttttgaagaaaaataattctttttcgaaTAAAAGAAGCCTTTGttaatgcttcagaagaaaatttcataatttccaaatgtattttttgaagttttaaatattaaatctgaatgataaaatggtattttaacaaaatttcgaatatggctatgttaatttacctaagcatttttattaaacaaataaaatatcttgaagggtaTGAGAAATTGCGTTGTGTCAAGATGTCATTAGGAATTGTTATcctcgtttgtagatttttcagctactactgcaaacatatattccatttttttcaaagattattgttatcaaataatattattgctgtcatacttttttttatttttttgtaattactatattgcatacaaacaaacgagtaatgttgagtgacagaaaaaacaagtttaaattattgacaaaagaataaattcatctttcaCTTGAgtacttaaattttgatagagtattgggaatgaaatgaattgtattacaataataaaattttttttagaaatacattctaaaatatttttttagtttattaatattaaaaagacagTTCTAtcataatgaaattgatatcaataaaagtattttgatattaagtttggaaaatggtgttagtataatttttgtgcaataatatattttgggaattataagaggaaaacatcaacattttgtttagttaaaattataactggaaattttgatgcattgcatcaaagcacacGCTTCCAACctttaaagcatgtttgataaattttcagtttctggagACGGCAGTCTGTCTTATAGCtcatgttaaagtatagataaatatatgaacaactatatatttcttcagaaagactgaaattacaattgcatatctgtatgttaacctaatgttattctttgatttgatatccactggaatgcagcatcttgtaaaatttttattcatctactattctatttaaaagtgaaggttttttttttatcaaataatttttataaacattattttgatattttcctctttcttctttagcattttaatcatcaaaataaaattgcttaaatgtagtttctcaaagaaagcGTATTTGCAGAGAAGTATTTCTTAGATAGGGCAGTAAccgatgcttttatgagcataaagaaagaaaaatagatacgtatgacagttctgtaattgattcCTCCGCTTCCATCTACTTGGCTATCTCTGCTGCTCTTGAAAAGCTACCCCAATTTGCCTACGGCAACAAAACCACCGGGTGGTCGTAAGCAGATGCGCTATTAACTAGAATCATATGTGCTGAAGTTGTAGgattaacggaatttaattaccttttagagAAATCTTGGTAAATAGTTAGAAAAGCTGTagggaatgcatatttctcattcttataatgagagtgattgatggataatgattcttttttatgggataatcaacattttttccatgcgaaacttgataattacactaacccatgcctggagatgggaaaatttagtgaactcatgatctaatttccttcaaataaatgccttcattttataaaggcaaatgaataaatttttatagaattaaaaaaaagacaaattaaggaataattaaacagacagttatttgtttacacaaatgatataacaaagtatttgacattcgcattggtctgtgaatatccattttgaacggatgttttttaagtaaagttgattaaactgaatctatttttcccttgtagcatataaatattacaaatacttgataaagaatattggaattattattacgatttatttcttatttaatacttttttatcgatgtattttagtcagtttttgagttgcattttaatatagttaatgctTTGATAGCAAGAatggacaaaaccattttttatacaaccatgtcgaatgagttttatttcaatatatagtacacatatatatagaaagagagtgagatttattaaaattatagatgtaaattttgataaattgcctaaTAGTACACATTTTTAAcctctaaatcacgtttgctaaatgttaagctttggggcaccagtctgtcttgtaactcatgttaacgtatagataaacacattaataattatattattcttcagtaagacTGAAATTACAAACGGGTATTAGCATCTCACTCTAACgctattcttttgatttaatattcattaaaaaggaccgaGAAGAGCTATTTGGAATGCAGCATTAGTGATgaagatttttaaccaaaaagttttaatatcatgagttttatattttcccctttttttgtTTGGTATTatattcatcaaagaaagaaatcgcttaaAAGTAACTTCTCAAATAAAAGCAgctgtttgcaaaaataaattcaagtttaaatatcaatttttatttattcttttatttttttatattgtgctcaatttttcattcggttgatatgtctaatttttctgaaaaggatgttatttacaaaaattttaatatgattaaatttatagactgGATGTTGTCTCTGAATTTGGTTAGGAGaacatttataatgcaaaaacatattcgagatttctgaaggaccgaaagttggttcgtaatttgaataGTAGATGTTCACtaagaaaggtttttaaaattgtaaataggttttttctttaaaaatttattgacattttaacCCGTCGTCTCAAAACTTCGGAGCGTATTGTTGCATAGAAGCCATTcttacgccattttaaaattcaaaatattaattattcggtgatatcaattttatttctgtgcaatttcttttcatattttaattaaatatttgaaaatattttaaagaatattttataataatactgtCTAGTACCTTCGTTACAGGGTCGGTCTTAGAAGACGCGAGGTccaatctgaaactattttctataatacttatttctagacaatttttaccagttatataaaatgacttttgtaaaaaaacactttttaaaagatattctaattagtgaattaaaagtagatttttaaacatttttaaatcattgttactATCCCCCTTTGGCAATTAGCTGGTTTGCCagaattaacatttgcttttcaaagaaatattttatgtaacttgctctcttaatagattctcaagcaaaatgtttttaagcttcaaatttttataaatgtattaccgatactattatagaagccttacctTATTCTGTTCGTTCTTCGATGCATTTTCCTCTAATTCCTCTAATTCTTCCTCTAATTCCTATtcctctaattttctatcagctcccgtaaaatgtgaacttgaaattgaagcctgaattgataaaacttcaataaatacattttttaaaaaccaaacacatctttaaaaatatatatatgagttcagaattgatatctaatttgtattacagaatattttaataatttatgaattatataaaaacattattcaataatatttcctttggcctcatcataaaattttattttcaattttgctttctaaaggatttaaatgacgtaatattttattctatttcaattaaaaaagtacctcagtaaacgattatgaagtctaaGTTTTATACGGTTTTTCAGGCCTAGGAATCCTActcagtaaaataatcttgaccatATAACGTTTCCATCGTTTGCGGCCAAATCTGAACGAGTTATAAAgccttgaatatccttattttaggacaatcaaacATGCAATTATTTTAGGTCGATCAATCTTGCGGAAACTCAGGGCACTGACTGGATATCTTCGAGATGGTCAATGGAGTTTTGCGTTTTTATaacagtgacattcaaattgtcataactcactcagttttggtcacaaaagggcgaacttttttttatttaatacaacaatatatatgcagaaaaattattaaaagcatgcctcataTTTAAGCCAACATGGGTAAATAAGCCGAACCATCATATCTTGGTCATATCAGTGGGGAAAGGCCAAGATGAGGTATTAGGAGCAACAATgtttcagtttctcttcagtaataaaatacaatgttgtaaaataaacttaaaaactttagaaaaataaatatatggcaaaaaatttggcatcattaaaaagataatgttttgaatttttagatgctatacaaattgtttttgtgctatagtattttcaaaaattattgcaaaaacgccaaaattccacaaattttaattaactgaaaattcaaaaaaatcacacgaaatttcaaatttccgcactgcaaatatgtgcaaaatttggttatTATAGATCAAACGATTTGCCCTGTACTATACCAATACAAACAcacataaatttatctttataattggtgtagattatatgcattatgtaatttaaaaataaattgttttttttcctcATATTCAGTACCGGATGGCACcactcatgtgaaattaaaaattaagtaaattggcaagttaatttctaacaaaattatgtatagtcatagagaatacaaacgtgATGTGCAATTTTGAAACTGTCACCTGAGAGAGTGAagaaaaattccattacaaaacttcatctttacaaacatgaaatgcattatctatgctaataataaa encodes the following:
- the LOC129959196 gene encoding E3 ubiquitin-protein ligase TRAIP-like, producing the protein MNSNCSICHEPFQPEIAMVTTLCGHIFHFSCISNWLEQCGVNGSCPECRRKVDKRSLITLFFNWDDNNVEEELKKQLHERYFEIYDKNKKIQELQASNDLLKRSLTQLNKDLEDSQKDMASLRDLNRFALSCKEDCERKIKILLDNRRQNCEDIENLQTVCAHLQEENKKLQENKEGFSEEILTIKRENEKLGRIKAEYEKLSQNNNGVEFTLEYINNIKKMILSNADEIKRILREINERPTSVEEKLTEIALYCAEMNRVNSTLMEQKAHLQDMSAVLR